The following are encoded together in the Rutidosis leptorrhynchoides isolate AG116_Rl617_1_P2 unplaced genomic scaffold, CSIRO_AGI_Rlap_v1 contig254, whole genome shotgun sequence genome:
- the LOC139882295 gene encoding uncharacterized mitochondrial protein AtMg00810-like, which yields MDFGYTQSSSDHSLFTHSKGDSFTVILVYVDDLIIAGNSVEQITLVKGFLHRMFSIKDLGKLKFFLGFEIARSKEGIHMCQRKYTLELLADSGFLGSKPASTPMLYSIEFEEASPKLEDPSIYRTLIGKLLYLTHTRPDISQSTQFLSQFLQEPTMEHLRAAHRVLRYLKNSPGQGLMFSATNSLQLRSYFDAHWAKCPMTRKSVTGFCVFLDKSLISWKSKKQSTVSRSSCSSPTSCFLVLGQPICYAHCQKCRFPRTDKAHRN from the coding sequence ATGGATTTTGGTTACACACAGTCATCATCAGATCACTCACTTTTCACTCACTCTAAAGGGGACTCCTTTACAGTCATACTAGTCTATGTGGATGATTTAATCATTGCAGGAAATAGTGTGGAGCAGATAACACTTGTCAAAGGTTTTCTACACAGAATGTTTAGCATCAAAGACTTAGGGAAACTCAAATTCTTCCTAGGTTTTGAGATAGCTAGATCAAAGGAAGGGATACATATGTGTCAAAGGAAGTATACATTGGAATTGCTTGCAGATTCAGGTTTTCTAGGAAGCAAACCAGCATCTACTCCTATGCTCTACTCTATAGAATTTGAAGAAGCATCTCCTAAACTGGAAGATCCGTCAATTTACAGAACTTTAATTGGGAAATTGCTTTATCTCACTCACACTAGGCCAGATATTTCCCAAAGCACACAATTTCTATCACAATTTCTACAAGAACCAACAATGGAGCATTTACGAGCAGCACACAGAGTATTAAGATACTTGAAAAACTCACCTGGACAAGGTTTGATGTTCTCAGCCACCAATTCTCTGCAACTCCGATCCTATTTCGATGCTCATTGGGCAAAATGTCCAATGACGAGGAAGTCAGTCACTGGATTTTGTGTGTTCCTTGACAAGTCCCTCATTTCTTGGAAATCGAAGAAGCAGTCCACCGTTTCCAGATCATCGTGTTCATCACCCACAAGTTGTTTCCTTGTTCTGGGACAACCAATCTGCTATGCACATTGCCAGAAATGCCGTTTTCCACGAACGGACAAAGCACATAGAAATTGA